A region of Desulfuromonas acetexigens DNA encodes the following proteins:
- a CDS encoding Txe/YoeB family addiction module toxin → MSWKLVYTKQAQKDAKKLSASGLKSKAKQLLDLLAENPLQNPPPYEKLVGDLAGAYSRRINIQHRLVYQVLADIRTVKVLRMWTHYE, encoded by the coding sequence GTGAGCTGGAAACTGGTCTACACCAAGCAGGCCCAGAAGGATGCCAAGAAGCTTTCCGCTTCGGGGTTGAAATCGAAAGCGAAGCAACTGCTTGATCTCCTCGCGGAGAATCCCTTGCAAAATCCGCCGCCTTACGAAAAGCTCGTCGGCGACTTGGCGGGCGCTTATTCGAGACGCATCAATATCCAGCATCGACTGGTCTACCAGGTTCTCGCTGATATTCGTACGGTGAAGGTACTGCGGATGTGGACCCACTACGAATAG
- a CDS encoding type II toxin-antitoxin system Phd/YefM family antitoxin, whose product MPTITATEARKLLYKLLDDVAESHEPIQITGKRNSAVLIAAEDWRAVQETLYLHSVPGMKESIIDGMKTPVEECDEELDW is encoded by the coding sequence ATGCCCACGATCACAGCGACCGAAGCGAGAAAACTTCTCTACAAACTCCTCGATGACGTAGCCGAATCGCACGAACCCATCCAGATCACCGGCAAGCGTAACAGCGCCGTGCTGATTGCCGCGGAGGATTGGCGCGCCGTGCAAGAGACCCTCTATCTGCATTCCGTTCCTGGCATGAAGGAGTCCATCATCGACGGCATGAAGACGCCGGTGGAAGAGTGCGACGAGGAATTGGACTGGTGA